A portion of the Lolium rigidum isolate FL_2022 chromosome 1, APGP_CSIRO_Lrig_0.1, whole genome shotgun sequence genome contains these proteins:
- the LOC124647732 gene encoding disease resistance protein Pik-2-like, which produces MRKILDASYADLPQPLKSCFLYLTAFSGNYGIKKDRLVRRWVAEGLIPERHGNSSWETGEGYFDELIGRRLIQPAFDGNDDQPIGCTVHGVVFDFLESMSSKENFITPGAELKSELFPCERVRRVSLDCGDEDEGDTLITYCLLEKKSLVASSCDEEKDDAIILKLSRVRSLAFSGDAGRIPNLSALKHLRVLDLEDTKGLANERLESIGHLSLLRYLGLGGTDVTKLPQQIMALEQLTTLDLRRTSLKRLPVLSRNTKLMSLLADQLAITPTQMSRMQNLEELSKVLMGPDGSLASELARHVNKLGSLRMLGIRISHRHSAMDQQGVKHLLEDLGKSNLQSLLLDNCPLPLLDLLVDYPLAQNLQKFELRMHGCLPQVPQEIGSLIAITHLHIKVEAVEEQAVRALGSLPNLVVLRLDLNTSPSMTVSPKDGFQCLKVLWFNSQYGGVGKGIQFEAGAMPQLRRLWLELNVQVERSKHDAFDLGIQHLPSLVHVHATIDWMNTTLTSSEVDAAEAKIREQVSQNPNNPVLELNRRQPRYITKASEELVITVNSLQEWGKQINPRKLVVVHFSAAWCRASRKMSPVFADLAEKYRNVVFLKVDVGVEEMKTVATEFSIEGVPTFLFMKGGDIKRRVKGADKEKLGGMVEELADLML; this is translated from the coding sequence ATGAGAAAGATACTGGATGCCAGTTATGCTGATCTACCTCAGCCTCTGAAGTCTTGCTTCTTGTACTTGACTGCCTTTTCAGGAAATTATGGCATCAAGAAGGATCGTCTGGTACGAAGATGGGTAGCTGAAGGGCTTATCCCTGAAAGGCATGGAAATAGTTCATGGGAAACAGGGGAGGGCTACTTTGATGAGCTTATCGGTAGGAGGCTGATCCAACCGGCCTTTGATGGCAATGACGACCAGCCAATTGGTTGCACTGTTCATGGTGTTGTCTTTGATTTCTTGGAATCCATGTCATCCAAAGAAAACTTTATTACACCAGGTGCAGAGTTGAAGTCTGAACTATTTCCTTGTGAAAGGGTTCGGCGAGTCAGTCTCGactgtggtgatgaagatgaaggtgacaCCTTGATCACATATTGTCTTTTGGAGAAGAAGAGTTTGGTGGCCTCAAGCTGTGACGAAGAAAAAGATGATGCAATTATTTTAAAATTATCTAGGGTGCGATCCCTTGCATTTTCTGGGGATGCTGGAAGGATCCCTAATCTTTCTGCCTTGAAACATTTGAGGGTGCTGGATCTTGAGGATACCAAGGGCTTGGCGAATGAACGATTGGAAAGCATTGGGCATTTGTCTCTGCTGAGGTACTTGGGACTTGGCGGGACTGATGTGACCAAGCTGCCCCAACAAATCATGGCACTTGAGCAATTGACTACCCTAGATTTAAGGCGAACAAGTTTGAAAAGATTACCAGTATTGTCCAGAAACACAAAACTGATGTCTCTGCTTGCTGACCAGTTGGCAATAACACCGACACAAATGAGCCGAATGCAAAATTTGGAGGAACTATCAAAAGTCCTTATGGGTCCTGATGGATCACTTGCTTCTGAACTAGCACGGCATGTTAATAAGTTGGGGTCTCTGAGGATGCTTGGGATAAGAATTAGTCATCGTCATAGCGCAATGGATCAACAGGGAGTGAAGCATCTCCTTGAAGATCTGGGAAAATCAAACCTGCAGTCCCTTTTGCTTGATAATTGCCCTCTTCCTCTGCTCGACTTACTGGTGGATTATCCTTTGGCCCAAAACCTGCAAAAATTTGAGCTAAGAATGCACGGCTGCCTCCCGCAAGTTCCACAGGAGATAGGCTCTCTCATAGCTATCACTCACCTGCATATCAAGGTTGAAGCAGTAGAAGAACAAGCTGTCCGTGCACTGGGGAGCTTGCCTAACTTAGTCGTCCTGAGACTAGATTTGAATACCAGTCCAAGCATGACCGTGAGTCCCAAGGATGGCTTTCAGTGCCTCAAGGTGTTATGGTTTAACAGTCAATATGGTGGTGTTGGGAAGGGCATTCAGTTTGAAGCTGGAGCCATGCCACAGCTCCGAAGGCTTTGGCTAGAACTCAATGTCCAGGTAGAAAGGTCCAAACATGATGCTTTCGATTTGGGTATCCAGCATCTACCTTCTCTCGTACATGTACATGCAACCATTGACTGGATGAATACTACTTTAACATCTTCAGAGGTTGATGCCGCGGAGGCCAAGATCAGAGAACAAGTATCTCAGAACCCCAACAATCCGGTATTGGAACTGAATAGAAGACAGCCACGGTACATTACGAAAGCATCGGAGGAGTTGGTGATCACTGTCAACAGCCTTCAAGAGTGGGGCAAACAGATCAACCCCAGAAAGCTGGTGGTGGTTCATTTCTCCGCAGCGTGGTGCAGAGCATCACGCAAGATGAGTCCAGTTTTTGCTGATCTAGCAGAGAAGTACCGAAATGTCGTTTTCTTGAAGGTCGATGTAGGTGTGGAGGAAATGAAGACTGTTGCTACGGAATTCAGCATTGAGGGCGTGCCAACCTTCCTGTTCATGAAGGGGGGCGATATTAAGCGCAGGGTTAAAGGCGCCgacaaggaaaagttggggggtATGGTTGAGGAGCTGGCGGACCTGATGCTGTAG